A genomic window from Euleptes europaea isolate rEulEur1 chromosome 9, rEulEur1.hap1, whole genome shotgun sequence includes:
- the USP46 gene encoding ubiquitin carboxyl-terminal hydrolase 46, whose translation MTVRNIASICNMGTNASALEKDIGPEQFPINEHYFGLVNFGNTCYCNSVLQALYFCRPFRENVLAYKAQQKKKENLLTCLADLFHSIATQKKKVGVIPPKKFISRLRKENDLFDNYMQQDAHEFLNYLLNTVADILQEEKKQEKQNGKLKNGNMNEMEENNKQDVTWVHEIFQGTLTNETRCLNCETVSSKDEDFLDLSVDVEQNTSITHCLRDFSNTETLCSEQKYYCEMCCSKQEAQKRMRVKKLPMILALHLKRFKYMEQLHRYTKLSYRVVFPLELRLFNTSGDAINLDRMYDLVAVVVHCGSGPNRGHYITIVKSHGFWLLFDDDIVEKIDAQAIEEFYGLTSDISKNSESGYILFYQSRE comes from the exons GGCACCAATGCCTCTGCTCTGGAAAAAGATATTGGGCCAGAGCAATTCCCGATCAATGAACACTACTTTGGACTGGTCAAC TTCGGAAATACTTGCTACTGTAACTCCGTCCTGCAGGCTCTGTACTTCTGCCGGCCGTTTCGGGAGAATGTGTTGGCGTACAAGGCCcagcagaaaaagaaggaaaacctCCTGACCTGCCTGGCAGATCTTTTCCATAGCATTGCTACccagaagaagaaagttggtgtGATTCCACCCAAAAAGTTCATCTCAAGGTTACGGAAGGAGAACG ATCTCTTTGACAACTACATGCAGCAGGACGCCCATGAATTTTTGAACTACTTACTGAACACTGTAGCTGACATTCtgcaggaggagaagaagcaggagAAGCAAAACGGGAAGTTGAAAAATGGCAACATGAatgaaatggaagagaacaaCAAACAAGACGTCACCTGGGTGCACGAGATTTTTCAGGGGACACTGACAAATGAAACCAGATGTTTGAACTGTGAAACG GTTAGTAGCAAAGATGAAGATTTTCTCGATCTCTCTGTTGATGTGGAACAGAACACGTCCATTACTCACTGCTTAAG AGACTTCAGCAACACGGAAACCTTGTGCAGTGAACAGAAGTACTACTGTGAGATGTGCTGCAGCAAACAGGAGGCACAAAAGCG GATGAGGGTAAAAAAGTTGCCCATGATCCTTGCATTACATCTCAAGAGGTTTAAATATATGGAGCAATTGCATCGCTATACTAAACTCTCTTACCGTGTGGTATTCCCCCTGGAGCTGCGCTTGTTCAACACATCGGGAGACGCCATAAATTTGGACCGCATGTATGATTTGGTGGCTGTTGTCGTTCACTGTGGCAG CGGGCCCAATCGTGGACATTATATTACCATTGTGAAAAGTCATGGATTCTGGCTTTTGTTCGATGATGATATCGTAGAG aaaATTGATGCACAGGCTATTGAAGAATTCTATGGTTTGACTTCTGATATATCAAAAAATTCAGAATctggatatattttattttatcagtCAAGAGAGTAA